A genomic window from Fusarium oxysporum Fo47 chromosome VIII, complete sequence includes:
- a CDS encoding lung seven transmembrane receptor-domain-containing protein codes for MRFLTGLLVLGMSLWTTQAYEIGLSEKEGYQEYCTGMYSKTSWGGPVDPFILVKFLNTSNSDVKDPIASLVIFEWKDRNLVGIPDPNTPGNRLGVCGDDFVKQGYCNKTDIGKFILHPDVDKKSSSVVLTKAVHLNDAAPINYAIKKTGYYCVLTDVVNTKKYDLVVEYRNAYGELEATQIPKLPFYGGMSILYALLAAYWGFLYYQHRHDILAVQNYITAILIFLVVEMLITWGFYEYQNRHGSNVGSKVFLTIVGILNAGRNSFSFFLLLIVCMGYGVVKHTLGRTMIRVRWLAAAHFLFGLVYSLTFLSITPETAGPFVLLIVLPLAGTLTAFYVWTLNSLNWTLKDLRERKQHAKEAMYRKLWWAILISVMVIFGFFFFNSFTFASASDPDFVPFHWKTRWFILDGWLNVVYFADVAWIAYLWRPTSNNRRFAMSDEIAQDDDGNFDLGDIGVPGEDSDDEDVEVGKTRNDSSNANGLSFSSASQSSAQPPRNITRTAPRESLENETIFAIGEDGDKFSDDGSDEEDAKLVKTK; via the exons ATGAGGTTCCTGACGGGACTGCTCGTGTTGGGCATGTCCCTTTGGACAACCCAAGCTTATGAGATTGGACTG AGCGAGAAGGAGGGCTATCAAGAATACTGTACCG GCATGTACAGCAAGACCTCATGGGGTGGACCCGTTGACCCATTCATCCTcgtcaagttcctcaacaccagcaaCTCCGATGTCAAGGATCCGATTGCGAGTCTGGTGATATTTGAGTGGAAGGACCGAAATCTCGTTGGAATCCCTGATCCGAATACTCCCGGCAAC CGACTTGGCGTCTGCGGTGACGATTTCGTCAAGCAAGGTTACTGTAACAAGACCGATATTGGCAAATTCATCCTGCATCCCGATGTTGACAAGAAGTCTTCGAGCGTGGTCCTCACAAAGGCTGTCCACCTCAACGATGCGGCTCCAATCAACTATGCTATCAAGAAGACCGGATACTACTGCGTTCTTACAGATGTGGTCAACACAAAGAAGTACGACCTAGTAGTCGAATATCGCAACGCTTATGGCGAGCTGGAGGCAACCCAGATTCCCAAGTTGCCCTTCTATGGTGGCATGAGTATCTTGTATGCTCTACTTGCTGCCTACTGGGGTTTCTTGTACTATCAGCACAGGCATGATATCT TGGCTGTGCAAAACTACATCACGGCCATTCTCATTTTCCTGGTGGTGGAAATGCTCATAACATGGGGTTTCTATG AATACCAGAACCGTCATGGCTCGAATGTTGGCTCAAAGGTTTTCCTTACCATTGTTGGAATTCTTAACGCTGGCCGAAACTCAttctcgttcttcttgcTGCTCATTGTCTGTATGGGCTATGGTGTTGTGAAGCACACCCTCGGTAGGACCATGATTAGGGTGCGATGGCTTGCAGCGGCTCACTTCCTGTTCGGACTGGTCTACTCACTGACTTTCCTCTCCATCACCCCTGAGACAGCTG GCCCATTCGTGCTTCTGATCGTCCTACCCCTGGCGGGCACACTGACTGCCTTCTATGTCTGGACACTCAACTCACTCAACTGGACACTCAAGGATCTCCGCGAGCGAAAGCAGCACGCAAAGGAAGCCATGTACCGAAAGCTCTGGTGGGCCATCCTCATCAGTGTCATGGTCATCTTtggtttcttcttcttcaacagcttcaccTTTGCCTCAGCCAGCGATCCCGACTTTGTTCCTTTCCACTGGAAGACACGATGGTTCATCCTCGATGGCTGGCTGAACGTTGTCTACTTTGCTGACGTCGCATGGATCGCCTATCTTTGGCGTCCTACTTCCAACAACCGCCGCTTTGCCATGAGTGATGAGATTGCTCAAGATGACGATGGCAACTTTGACCTTGGCGATATCGGTGTTCCAGGAGAAGACTCGGATGACGAGGACGTCGAAGTGGGCAAGACTCGCAACGACTCAAGCAACGCCAATGGCCTCTCCTTTTCAAGTGCGTCGCAGAGCAGCGCTCAACCACCCAGAAACATTACTCGTACCGCTCCTCGTGAGTCACTAGAGAATGAGACCATTTTTGCTATAGGCGAGGATGGCGACAAATTTTCAGACGATGGAagtgacgaagaggacgCAAAGCTTGTGAAAACGAAGTAA